Proteins encoded in a region of the Methylosinus trichosporium OB3b genome:
- a CDS encoding CmcJ/NvfI family oxidoreductase, whose product MDAIELGETRDGATFADLFFLKPTGHKPVSFTFEPPPGTPRQSGDYEPRRTRIVDARRAGLAASLDREGFALVEAPTTVDDFWDERRLRADYYPETEALLKGAIGARAVHIFDHTLRRRVRGRLGFRRSVEGFPREPVARAHVDQTVASGPKRLREILGAQAGAFARGRYAVINVWRPLFGPVEDAPLAVCDAGSVRADDLHACDLVFRDRVGETYALAFSSEQRWFYYPRMRKAEVLLLKCYDSRADVARFSPHTAFDDPATPSDARPRESIELRCFVSLPD is encoded by the coding sequence ATGGACGCGATCGAGCTCGGCGAGACGCGCGACGGCGCGACCTTCGCCGATCTTTTCTTCCTGAAGCCGACGGGACACAAGCCCGTTTCCTTCACCTTCGAGCCGCCGCCGGGGACGCCGCGGCAGAGCGGCGACTATGAGCCCCGCCGGACCCGCATCGTCGACGCGCGGCGCGCCGGACTCGCGGCGTCGCTCGATCGCGAAGGCTTTGCGCTCGTCGAGGCGCCGACGACGGTCGATGATTTTTGGGACGAGCGCCGGCTGCGCGCCGACTATTATCCCGAAACAGAAGCGCTGCTGAAAGGCGCGATCGGCGCGCGCGCCGTTCATATCTTCGATCATACGCTGCGGCGCCGCGTCCGGGGGCGGCTCGGCTTCCGCCGCTCGGTCGAGGGGTTCCCGCGCGAGCCGGTGGCCCGCGCCCATGTCGACCAGACCGTCGCCTCCGGCCCGAAGCGTCTGCGCGAGATCCTCGGGGCGCAGGCCGGCGCGTTCGCGCGCGGGCGCTACGCCGTCATCAATGTCTGGCGGCCGCTGTTCGGCCCGGTCGAGGACGCGCCGCTCGCCGTCTGCGACGCCGGCAGCGTGCGGGCGGACGATCTCCACGCCTGCGATCTCGTGTTTCGCGACCGTGTGGGCGAAACCTATGCGCTGGCTTTTTCATCCGAGCAGCGCTGGTTCTATTATCCGCGCATGCGCAAAGCCGAGGTCCTGCTGCTCAAATGCTATGATTCGCGGGCGGATGTGGCGCGGTTTTCGCCTCATACGGCGTTCGACGATCCGGCGACGCCGAGCGACGCCCGTCCGCGCGAGAGCATAGAGCTGCGCTGCTTCGTCTCGCTGCCGGACTGA
- a CDS encoding GGDEF domain-containing protein produces the protein MRLSWRFAIWAAVAVVVALSGACVASRLGMLAPADLASLWSWSLDSWESTDVSPSGETLRIVHEPLALARNLAIASFGFVGLALSAPRLLELFGRASNETGGGAGMGRIHSARKQLDGELDTILTLVRAHLESNQTYSAALRKGHNEIVSPAASPDQVRAAIILLIAENQKMLRETEEYARSLDDSRRQIDELRATLAETQELNVRDSLTQVYTRRYFDTTLERVVREAGGSGGELSLIMADIDHFKKINDTHGHPIGDEVLKNFARTMTSHVETKDTVARYGGEEFAIILPATGAAQARLLAERIRSEFETKKWAIKGGRPIGRITASFGVARLQPGEGPAGLIQRADAKLYVSKSGGRNRVSTDES, from the coding sequence ATGAGGCTGAGTTGGAGATTTGCGATATGGGCCGCCGTCGCCGTCGTCGTCGCGCTGTCCGGCGCCTGCGTCGCGAGCCGACTCGGGATGTTGGCCCCTGCGGATCTCGCCTCCCTGTGGTCCTGGTCGCTCGACTCCTGGGAGAGCACCGATGTCTCCCCTTCCGGCGAGACGCTGCGGATCGTGCATGAACCGCTCGCCCTCGCCCGCAATCTCGCCATCGCCTCCTTCGGCTTCGTCGGGCTGGCGCTGAGCGCGCCTCGCCTCCTCGAATTGTTCGGCCGCGCCTCCAACGAGACCGGCGGCGGGGCCGGGATGGGCCGCATCCACTCGGCGCGCAAGCAGCTCGACGGCGAGCTCGATACGATCTTGACGCTGGTGCGCGCCCATCTCGAGAGCAACCAGACCTATTCCGCAGCCCTGCGCAAAGGCCATAATGAAATCGTCTCGCCGGCGGCGAGTCCGGATCAGGTTCGCGCCGCCATCATTCTTCTGATCGCCGAAAATCAGAAGATGCTGCGCGAGACCGAAGAATACGCCCGCAGCCTCGACGACTCGCGCCGCCAGATCGACGAGTTGCGCGCCACTCTGGCGGAAACGCAGGAGCTCAACGTCCGCGACTCGCTCACGCAGGTCTATACGCGGCGCTATTTCGACACGACGCTGGAGCGCGTGGTGCGCGAGGCGGGCGGAAGCGGCGGCGAGCTCAGCCTGATCATGGCCGACATCGATCATTTCAAAAAGATCAACGACACGCACGGCCATCCGATCGGCGACGAGGTGCTGAAGAATTTCGCCCGCACCATGACCAGCCATGTCGAGACGAAGGACACGGTCGCCCGCTACGGCGGAGAAGAATTCGCGATCATCCTGCCGGCGACCGGAGCGGCGCAGGCCCGTCTTCTGGCGGAGCGCATCCGCAGCGAGTTCGAGACCAAGAAATGGGCGATCAAAGGCGGCCGGCCGATCGGGCGCATCACCGCCTCCTTCGGGGTCGCGCGGCTGCAGCCCGGGGAAGGGCCCGCCGGCCTGATCCAGCGCGCCGACGCCAAGCTCTATGTGTCGAAATCGGGCGGTCGCAACCGCGTCTCTACCGACGAATCATAA
- a CDS encoding polysaccharide biosynthesis/export family protein has product MDSKHIQRFAVFCGAALIAGCSVIPGSGPSGDSMVEAAASATPSFVGVEIDEFSLEVLGRRREPSLRGSFGDHRAPATQPIGVGDALQITVWEAAGGGLFSSGGASSPGSRSATIPEQTVGRDGSVTVPYAGRIQVAGRSQQEVEAIIVEQLRGKSIEPQALVTVTHNVSNMVTVTGEVSQSARVPLTLRGDKVMDVIASAGGFKTPVHETFVSLTRGDRTARVPVGAILATPRENIYVRPGDVVTVEHTPQTFTVAGATGSNSVLEFGARSLTLEEAIGKAGGIEDQRADPAALFVLRYEPSGIVSQYPTTTPVLAARAQVPVAYHLDMRDPKAMFAARRFAMRDKDILFVSNAGLTEAGKVLKLVSMLTQPAIQGVLVQSRLK; this is encoded by the coding sequence GTGGATTCGAAGCATATTCAGCGGTTTGCGGTTTTTTGCGGGGCGGCGCTCATTGCGGGCTGCTCGGTGATTCCGGGCAGCGGGCCGTCGGGTGATTCGATGGTCGAGGCGGCGGCCTCGGCGACGCCGTCCTTCGTCGGGGTGGAGATCGACGAATTTTCGCTCGAGGTGCTGGGGCGGCGGCGGGAGCCGTCGCTGCGCGGCTCCTTCGGCGACCATCGTGCGCCGGCGACGCAGCCGATCGGCGTCGGCGACGCGCTGCAGATCACGGTCTGGGAGGCGGCGGGCGGCGGTCTGTTCTCCTCCGGCGGGGCCTCGAGCCCGGGTTCGCGCTCGGCGACGATCCCCGAGCAGACAGTAGGGCGCGACGGATCGGTGACCGTGCCCTACGCCGGGCGCATCCAGGTCGCCGGCCGCAGCCAGCAGGAGGTGGAGGCGATCATTGTCGAGCAGCTGCGCGGCAAGTCGATCGAGCCGCAGGCGCTGGTGACTGTGACGCACAATGTGTCGAACATGGTGACGGTGACCGGCGAGGTGTCGCAGAGCGCGCGCGTGCCGCTGACGCTGCGGGGCGACAAGGTGATGGATGTGATCGCCTCGGCCGGCGGGTTCAAGACGCCGGTGCACGAGACCTTCGTCAGCCTGACGCGCGGCGACCGCACGGCGCGGGTGCCTGTCGGCGCTATCCTGGCGACGCCGCGGGAAAATATCTATGTGCGGCCGGGCGATGTGGTGACGGTGGAGCATACGCCGCAGACCTTCACCGTGGCGGGGGCGACGGGGTCGAACTCGGTGCTGGAGTTTGGCGCGCGCAGCCTGACGCTGGAGGAGGCGATCGGCAAGGCCGGCGGGATCGAGGACCAGCGGGCCGATCCGGCGGCCCTGTTCGTGCTGCGCTACGAGCCGAGCGGGATCGTGTCGCAATATCCGACGACAACGCCGGTTCTGGCCGCGCGGGCGCAAGTTCCTGTGGCCTATCATCTCGACATGCGGGACCCGAAGGCGATGTTCGCGGCGCGCCGCTTCGCGATGCGTGACAAGGACATTCTGTTCGTTTCGAACGCCGGTCTGACGGAGGCGGGCAAGGTGCTGAAATTGGTGTCGATGCTGACGCAGCCGGCGATCCAGGGGGTTCTGGTTCAGTCGCGGCTCAAATAA
- a CDS encoding CDP-alcohol phosphatidyltransferase family protein, with product MGAIVQRLPTWVLPDQLTAVGLLGAAATGAGFLLCHWSAWFLALVVAGLATNWFGDSLDGSLARHRSIERPRYGFLLDHSSDLIAMSLIVVGLGASPFFTMPSALFVLSLYLLMSSYTYLRVATEGVHRLSYGGMGATEFRILVAVWALIAHWAGPGLIEARILRFAWIDVSVGGLSAVAFTLFVLMVRRDLAKMEAEEDVGASATVHRLPAPRRRETAEPQTLPPPPAAEPAPQLQGASLR from the coding sequence TTGGGCGCAATCGTTCAGCGCCTTCCGACCTGGGTGCTGCCGGACCAGCTGACGGCGGTCGGGCTGCTGGGAGCGGCGGCGACGGGGGCGGGGTTTCTGCTGTGCCATTGGTCGGCGTGGTTCCTGGCGCTGGTGGTGGCGGGGCTGGCGACGAACTGGTTCGGCGATTCGCTGGACGGGTCGCTGGCGCGGCACCGGTCGATCGAGCGGCCTCGCTACGGCTTCCTTCTGGATCATTCGAGCGATCTGATCGCGATGAGCCTGATCGTAGTGGGGCTCGGGGCGTCGCCTTTTTTCACCATGCCGTCGGCGCTGTTCGTGCTGTCGCTCTATCTGCTGATGAGCTCCTACACCTATCTCCGCGTGGCGACGGAGGGGGTGCATCGCCTGTCCTACGGCGGCATGGGAGCGACGGAGTTCCGGATTCTGGTGGCGGTGTGGGCGCTGATCGCGCACTGGGCCGGCCCCGGCCTGATCGAGGCGCGAATCCTGCGGTTCGCCTGGATCGACGTGTCGGTGGGCGGCCTGTCGGCCGTCGCCTTCACTTTGTTCGTGCTGATGGTTCGCCGCGATCTCGCGAAGATGGAGGCGGAGGAGGACGTCGGCGCGAGCGCGACGGTCCATCGCCTGCCGGCGCCGCGCCGGCGCGAGACGGCCGAGCCGCAGACCCTGCCGCCGCCACCCGCCGCCGAGCCGGCCCCGCAGCTCCAGGGCGCATCGCTGCGATAG
- the hpnA gene encoding hopanoid-associated sugar epimerase, with the protein MRSDSRDIALVTGASGFIGGAVASLLLEQGFAVRALVRRSSPKTNLRAQFEIVEGDVTDRDSLRRAMAGARYVFHVAADYRLWARDPQTILHTNVEGTRLVMEEALRAGVERIVHTSSVATLAPDAQGLCDETRRLACDARLGPYKRSKLLSERLVEEMIERDRLPAVIVNPSAPLGPGDVRPTPTGRIIVEAMRGNMPAYVDTGLAVVHVADVAAGHLSALQHGRIGERYILGGDNLALSTLLGEVARLSGRRPPRVRLPRWPLVPLAHANEALARVIGHEPFLNVESLRLSATTMFFDHGKAARELGYRPRPYRQALADAVDWFRAGARTEPRMLGEARGAHDGALRK; encoded by the coding sequence ATGAGAAGCGACAGTCGCGACATCGCCCTCGTGACGGGGGCGAGCGGGTTCATCGGCGGCGCCGTCGCCTCCCTGTTGCTCGAGCAGGGCTTTGCGGTGCGCGCTCTGGTCCGGCGCAGCAGCCCGAAGACCAATTTGCGCGCACAATTCGAGATCGTCGAAGGCGATGTGACCGATCGCGACAGCCTGCGCAGGGCGATGGCCGGCGCGCGCTATGTTTTTCATGTCGCGGCCGATTATCGCCTTTGGGCGCGCGATCCGCAGACCATTCTTCACACCAATGTCGAAGGAACGCGCCTCGTGATGGAGGAGGCGCTACGCGCCGGCGTCGAGCGGATCGTGCATACGAGCAGCGTCGCGACGCTCGCGCCCGATGCGCAGGGGCTTTGCGACGAGACGCGCCGACTCGCCTGCGACGCGCGGCTCGGTCCCTATAAGCGCAGCAAGCTGCTCTCGGAGCGGCTGGTCGAGGAGATGATCGAGCGAGATAGACTGCCCGCGGTCATCGTCAATCCCTCGGCTCCGCTCGGCCCGGGCGATGTGCGCCCGACGCCGACCGGGCGCATCATCGTGGAGGCGATGCGCGGCAACATGCCCGCCTATGTCGACACCGGTCTCGCCGTCGTCCATGTCGCCGATGTCGCTGCCGGCCATCTCTCTGCGCTGCAGCACGGGCGCATCGGCGAGCGTTATATTCTCGGCGGCGACAATCTCGCTCTCTCGACCTTGCTCGGAGAGGTGGCGCGCCTCTCCGGCCGGCGGCCGCCGCGCGTGCGTTTGCCACGCTGGCCCCTGGTGCCGCTCGCCCACGCCAATGAAGCGCTCGCCCGCGTCATCGGCCACGAGCCCTTCCTCAATGTCGAGAGCTTGCGCCTCTCGGCGACGACCATGTTCTTCGATCACGGCAAGGCCGCGCGCGAGCTCGGCTATCGTCCACGTCCCTATCGTCAGGCGCTCGCCGACGCGGTCGACTGGTTTCGCGCGGGCGCCAGGACGGAGCCGCGCATGCTCGGCGAGGCGCGCGGAGCCCATGATGGCGCGCTGCGCAAATAA
- a CDS encoding glycosyltransferase family 4 protein — MPALTAAAVYDVTRLVTRALNRTPNGIDRVDFALARHFLEGPDNANVALACAALGPRLAHAADAFGTLVDIETFWNELVDPGADPVFEALIRAFDAPPSTGGAARVKRSGLDVVGENWRAMRRWAFRLGRATRQAPQGAVYVNASQFPLDKDWHIRWLRGRPDVKSVFFVHDLLPLDAPEFFRPAEQGKHLRAMRNIVSLAAGVIVGSEAVARRVRAFAAEQGRADLPLCLAGLPVAPVFLNGPPADPRLAGRAYFVCCGTIEPRKNHMTLLGVWRDLAERLGPASPKLVLVGKRGWHNENVLDLLERCAALRPHVIEASGLSTPALRSLLAGATAALAPSFGEGFGLPVAEAAACGAPVIASDIETFREIADDSLDYVDPLDGLGWRDAILAYCEPGSCRRAEAMVRLAEFPRREVAGFLRTVDDFIAGL; from the coding sequence GTGCCGGCGTTGACCGCGGCGGCGGTCTATGATGTCACGCGCCTCGTGACGCGCGCGCTCAACCGCACCCCCAATGGCATCGACAGGGTCGATTTCGCTCTGGCGCGGCATTTTCTCGAAGGGCCGGACAATGCGAATGTCGCGCTCGCCTGCGCCGCGCTCGGGCCGCGTCTCGCCCACGCCGCCGACGCGTTCGGCACGCTCGTCGATATAGAGACGTTTTGGAACGAGCTCGTCGATCCAGGCGCCGATCCGGTGTTCGAGGCGCTGATCCGCGCCTTCGACGCGCCGCCTTCGACGGGCGGCGCCGCGCGGGTGAAGCGCTCCGGATTGGATGTGGTGGGGGAAAACTGGCGCGCCATGCGGCGCTGGGCGTTCCGGCTCGGTCGCGCGACGCGGCAGGCGCCGCAGGGCGCCGTCTATGTCAACGCCAGCCAGTTCCCGCTCGACAAGGACTGGCACATTCGCTGGCTGCGCGGGCGGCCGGATGTGAAGTCCGTCTTCTTCGTCCATGATCTGCTGCCGCTCGACGCGCCGGAGTTCTTTCGTCCCGCCGAGCAGGGCAAGCATTTGCGCGCCATGCGCAACATTGTGAGCCTCGCCGCCGGCGTCATCGTGGGGTCGGAGGCGGTGGCGCGGCGCGTGCGCGCCTTCGCGGCCGAGCAGGGCAGGGCGGATCTGCCGCTCTGTCTCGCCGGCCTGCCGGTCGCGCCGGTTTTTCTGAACGGCCCGCCGGCCGATCCGCGTCTCGCGGGCCGCGCCTATTTCGTCTGCTGCGGGACGATCGAGCCGCGCAAGAATCATATGACGCTGCTCGGCGTCTGGCGCGATCTCGCCGAGCGCCTCGGCCCGGCGTCGCCGAAGCTGGTGCTAGTCGGCAAGCGCGGTTGGCATAATGAGAATGTGCTCGACCTTCTGGAGCGCTGCGCGGCGCTGCGCCCCCATGTGATCGAGGCCTCCGGCCTGTCGACGCCGGCCTTGCGCAGCCTGCTCGCCGGCGCGACAGCGGCGCTCGCTCCCTCCTTCGGCGAGGGCTTCGGCCTGCCGGTGGCCGAGGCGGCGGCCTGCGGCGCGCCGGTGATCGCCTCCGACATAGAGACATTCCGCGAGATCGCTGACGATTCGCTGGACTATGTCGATCCGCTGGACGGTCTCGGCTGGCGCGACGCCATTCTCGCCTATTGCGAGCCGGGTTCGTGCCGGAGGGCGGAGGCGATGGTGCGGCTGGCGGAATTTCCACGCCGGGAGGTCGCCGGATTTTTGCGAACGGTCGACGATTTCATCGCCGGGCTGTGA
- a CDS encoding TonB-dependent receptor plug domain-containing protein, translated as MLQPKAFGTVTSSNDLADVDHVEVLKGPASILYGRIEPGALVNLVTK; from the coding sequence GTGCTCCAGCCTAAAGCGTTCGGCACGGTCACCTCGTCCAATGATCTCGCCGATGTCGACCATGTCGAGGTGCTCAAGGGACCGGCGTCGATCCTCTATGGGCGCATCGAGCCCGGCGCGCTCGTCAATCTCGTGACCAAGTAG
- the metC gene encoding cystathionine beta-lyase: MRSRTRLAHAGRKPSEQFGFVNTPIYRGSTVLFPDTAALLANRGAYTYATKGTPTIRALEEGWSEVSGAADAVAVPSGLAAINLALLTAVKAGDHILVTDSCYLPARIFCDDVLKRLGVETTYYDPRIGADIASLMRPSTSAVLTESPGSQSLEVQDIPAIAAAAHERGACIILDNTWATPLFFPPHEHGVDLAIEAGTKYLSGHSDLLLGLVSANAKWARRLRATYDALAICPGPEDVFLALRGLRTMELRLREAERAGLDLARWLAAREEVARVIHPALQTHPDHALWKRDFSGSTGLFSIVLKPVSQNALAAMLDGLELFGLGYSWGGYESLVLPFDCESYRTATRWAPEGPALRFSVGLEDLDDLKEDLEAGFARLRETSGNGGKD, encoded by the coding sequence ATGCGAAGCCGCACGCGGCTCGCCCATGCCGGGCGCAAGCCCTCGGAGCAGTTCGGCTTCGTGAACACGCCGATCTACCGCGGCTCGACCGTGCTGTTCCCCGACACGGCGGCGCTGCTGGCCAATCGCGGCGCCTATACCTACGCCACCAAGGGCACGCCGACGATCCGGGCGCTCGAGGAGGGCTGGAGCGAAGTCTCCGGCGCCGCGGACGCCGTCGCCGTCCCCTCCGGCCTCGCCGCGATCAATCTGGCGCTGCTGACCGCGGTGAAGGCGGGCGACCACATCCTCGTGACCGATTCCTGCTATCTGCCGGCGCGCATCTTCTGCGACGACGTGCTGAAGCGGCTCGGCGTCGAGACCACCTATTACGATCCGCGCATCGGCGCCGACATCGCGAGCCTGATGCGGCCGAGCACATCCGCCGTGCTGACCGAATCGCCCGGCTCGCAGAGCCTCGAGGTGCAGGACATACCGGCCATCGCCGCCGCCGCGCATGAGCGCGGCGCCTGCATCATTCTCGACAACACCTGGGCGACGCCGCTGTTCTTCCCGCCGCATGAGCACGGCGTCGATCTCGCCATAGAGGCCGGCACCAAATATCTCTCCGGCCATTCCGATCTCCTGCTCGGCCTCGTCTCGGCCAATGCGAAATGGGCGCGGCGCCTGCGCGCGACCTATGACGCGCTCGCCATCTGCCCGGGGCCCGAGGACGTCTTCCTGGCGCTGCGCGGCCTGCGCACGATGGAGCTGCGCCTGCGCGAGGCGGAGCGCGCCGGACTCGACCTCGCGCGCTGGCTCGCCGCGCGCGAGGAGGTTGCGCGCGTCATTCATCCGGCATTGCAGACACATCCGGATCATGCGTTGTGGAAGCGCGATTTCTCCGGCTCGACCGGGCTGTTCTCGATCGTGCTGAAGCCGGTCTCGCAGAACGCGCTGGCGGCGATGCTCGACGGGCTGGAGCTGTTCGGCCTCGGCTATTCCTGGGGCGGCTATGAGAGCCTGGTGCTGCCCTTCGATTGCGAGAGCTATCGCACCGCGACGCGCTGGGCGCCGGAAGGTCCGGCGCTGCGCTTCTCGGTCGGGCTCGAGGATCTCGATGACCTGAAGGAGGATCTCGAAGCCGGCTTCGCGCGTCTGCGCGAGACGAGCGGAAATGGCGGAAAAGACTAA
- a CDS encoding amino acid ABC transporter substrate-binding protein, with protein MLARLSCLVAAMFALLLPLAPARASGLAVRAATLGQVTERGRLLCGVGAGQPGFARQDEKGEWSGLDVDFCRAVAAAIFDDPSRASIVALTPKERLKALQTGEVDLLAHGAAWTLARDAGQGVAFVATLFFDGQGFLTARKRAAQSRRDLAGLSICVQQGTSFELDLVDGRRASDKPVEPRLFPSFEEAAEAYAQGQCDALTADLSTLAAERARLEAPDRHAILAELIDKEPLGPIVRQGDAQWFDVVRWTYFAMLDAEELGVASTNVDEALKSADPRTRRLLGVEGGRVEGFGLEPDWAYRIVKHVGNYGEVFERNLGHGSPLGLDRRLNALWTEGGLMYAPPVR; from the coding sequence ATGCTTGCCCGCTTGTCCTGTCTCGTCGCGGCGATGTTCGCGCTGCTCCTTCCTCTCGCGCCGGCGCGCGCCTCCGGCCTCGCTGTCCGCGCCGCGACGTTGGGGCAGGTGACCGAGCGCGGCCGTCTGCTCTGCGGCGTCGGCGCCGGCCAGCCCGGCTTCGCCCGACAGGACGAGAAAGGCGAGTGGAGCGGGCTCGACGTCGACTTCTGCCGCGCCGTGGCGGCGGCGATCTTCGACGATCCGTCTCGCGCCTCGATCGTCGCGCTGACGCCGAAGGAGCGGCTGAAAGCGCTACAGACGGGCGAGGTCGATCTTCTCGCGCATGGCGCCGCCTGGACGCTGGCGCGCGACGCCGGGCAGGGGGTCGCCTTTGTGGCGACGCTCTTCTTCGACGGGCAGGGCTTTCTCACCGCCCGCAAGCGCGCCGCCCAGTCGCGGCGCGATCTTGCGGGGCTGTCGATCTGCGTCCAGCAGGGCACATCCTTCGAGCTCGATCTCGTCGACGGCCGGCGCGCCAGCGATAAGCCGGTCGAGCCGCGGCTGTTTCCGAGCTTCGAGGAGGCGGCGGAAGCCTATGCGCAGGGCCAGTGCGACGCGCTGACCGCGGATCTGTCGACGCTCGCGGCCGAGCGCGCGCGGCTCGAGGCGCCGGACCGGCACGCGATCCTCGCCGAGCTCATCGACAAGGAGCCGCTCGGGCCGATCGTGCGCCAGGGCGACGCGCAATGGTTCGACGTCGTGCGCTGGACCTATTTCGCCATGCTCGACGCCGAGGAGCTCGGCGTCGCCTCGACCAATGTCGACGAGGCGCTGAAATCGGCCGATCCGCGCACGCGCCGCCTGCTCGGCGTCGAGGGCGGGCGCGTCGAAGGCTTCGGCCTCGAGCCCGACTGGGCCTATCGCATCGTCAAGCATGTCGGCAATTACGGCGAGGTCTTCGAGCGCAATCTCGGCCATGGCTCGCCGCTCGGTCTCGACCGCCGCCTCAACGCGCTGTGGACCGAGGGCGGTCTGATGTATGCGCCGCCGGTGCGATGA
- a CDS encoding RNA methyltransferase yields MTGAGTDHTRPKIEGGPTIVLVRPQLAVNIGMCARAMANFGLSDLRLVAPREGWPTRDPVYREASYSAAAGAAFLLDSAKLYETAREAIADLTFVYAATARERGQMKPVTTPAAALPQTVARIAAGERHGVIFGPERTGLDNDEVALADSILTFPVNPAYASLNLAQAVLLTGYEWFRAAHGDAIPFDNSERSPPATREMTLSFFDFLERELDERQFFRPETKKPVMSRNLRNMFHRMGLTEQDVRTLRGMVVRLIEGPRREPKKASRRNPSEPE; encoded by the coding sequence TTGACCGGCGCCGGAACCGACCATACGAGGCCCAAGATCGAGGGCGGCCCCACGATCGTGCTGGTGCGCCCGCAGCTCGCCGTGAACATCGGCATGTGCGCGCGCGCCATGGCCAATTTCGGCCTTTCGGACCTGCGCCTCGTCGCCCCGCGCGAGGGCTGGCCGACGCGCGATCCAGTCTATCGCGAGGCCTCCTATTCCGCCGCCGCCGGCGCAGCCTTTCTGCTCGACAGCGCCAAGCTCTATGAGACGGCGCGGGAGGCGATCGCCGATCTTACCTTCGTCTACGCCGCCACCGCGCGCGAGCGCGGCCAGATGAAGCCGGTGACCACCCCGGCCGCCGCTCTGCCGCAGACCGTGGCGCGAATCGCCGCCGGCGAGCGCCATGGCGTGATATTCGGCCCCGAGCGCACCGGTCTCGACAATGACGAGGTCGCGCTCGCCGATTCGATTCTCACCTTTCCGGTCAATCCCGCCTATGCGTCGCTCAATCTGGCGCAGGCGGTGCTGCTCACCGGCTATGAATGGTTCCGCGCCGCTCATGGCGACGCCATTCCCTTCGACAACAGCGAGCGCTCGCCGCCGGCGACACGTGAGATGACCCTCTCTTTCTTCGATTTTCTCGAGCGTGAGCTCGATGAGCGACAGTTTTTTCGTCCCGAGACCAAGAAGCCGGTGATGTCGCGCAATTTGCGCAACATGTTTCATCGCATGGGCTTGACCGAACAAGATGTTCGCACGCTCCGGGGCATGGTGGTCCGCCTCATCGAAGGCCCGCGCCGCGAGCCCAAGAAGGCGAGCCGGCGCAATCCTTCCGAGCCCGAGTAG
- the rpsU gene encoding 30S ribosomal protein S21, giving the protein MQVLVRDNNVDQALKALKKKMQREGIFREMKLRGHYEKPSEKRAREKAEAVRRARKLARKKLQREGLLPVKAKPAAGGR; this is encoded by the coding sequence GTGCAAGTTCTCGTCCGCGACAATAATGTCGATCAGGCTCTCAAGGCGCTGAAGAAGAAGATGCAGCGCGAAGGCATTTTCCGCGAGATGAAGCTCCGCGGCCATTATGAGAAGCCCTCGGAGAAGCGGGCGCGCGAGAAGGCCGAGGCGGTGCGCCGCGCTCGCAAGCTCGCCCGCAAGAAGCTGCAGCGCGAAGGCCTGCTGCCCGTCAAGGCCAAGCCGGCCGCCGGCGGCCGCTGA
- a CDS encoding tetratricopeptide repeat protein → MELPLAPAVRRMSPETLRRLGAGLALLLLAGCETAGMLRPPGRGFAETEVGDPKAASANIESLSEVIRRNPSAEAFNTRGVAHAKVGQFQEAIADFSQAIQSDPNSAAAFTNRALAFRQIGRSDQARLDFDRAITVSPNHAPAYIGRANLLRAQGNLDEALIDLDAAIRLNPESAQAFHARGLIHQKRGDNLRAVTDFDNAIDRDPFAAAPYQARGESLVALGKYDKAIEDFNAALNVDNKSAPAWAWLGLAYDRQGNRAKAAESYQRALSIDPNQPVAKQGGRG, encoded by the coding sequence ATGGAATTGCCGCTCGCGCCGGCGGTTCGCCGGATGTCTCCGGAGACGCTGCGTCGCCTCGGCGCAGGTCTGGCGCTGCTTCTGCTCGCCGGCTGCGAGACCGCTGGCATGCTGCGTCCGCCGGGTCGCGGCTTCGCCGAGACCGAAGTCGGCGATCCGAAAGCCGCCTCGGCCAATATCGAATCGCTGTCCGAGGTGATTCGCCGCAATCCGAGCGCCGAGGCGTTCAACACGCGGGGCGTCGCCCACGCCAAGGTCGGCCAGTTCCAGGAGGCGATCGCCGATTTCTCGCAGGCGATCCAGTCCGACCCCAATAGCGCCGCCGCCTTCACCAATCGCGCGCTGGCCTTCCGGCAGATCGGCCGCAGCGATCAGGCGCGGCTCGATTTCGACCGCGCCATCACTGTAAGCCCCAATCACGCCCCGGCCTATATCGGCCGCGCCAATCTTCTGCGCGCGCAAGGCAATCTCGACGAGGCGCTGATCGATCTCGATGCGGCGATCCGTCTCAATCCCGAGAGCGCACAGGCGTTTCACGCGCGCGGGCTGATCCATCAGAAGCGCGGCGACAATCTCCGCGCGGTGACGGATTTCGACAACGCCATCGATCGCGATCCCTTCGCCGCAGCGCCTTATCAGGCGCGTGGCGAGAGCCTCGTCGCCCTCGGCAAATACGACAAGGCGATCGAGGATTTCAACGCCGCGCTCAATGTCGACAACAAGAGCGCGCCGGCCTGGGCTTGGCTCGGCCTCGCCTATGATCGCCAAGGCAATCGCGCCAAGGCCGCGGAATCTTATCAGCGCGCGCTGTCGATCGATCCGAACCAACCCGTCGCCAAGCAGGGCGGGCGGGGCTGA